The following proteins come from a genomic window of Frankia casuarinae:
- a CDS encoding mechanosensitive ion channel family protein, whose protein sequence is MTLAVEWDRGFSDAWSQIAATAPKIGLFLAICLLGWLLVRAGTRLVTRLTERAGLDRIIDRAGLPRLLHQPAPSVRAGGLRVLMGIGLLGVLRIALGVFGPNAAEDTVTDLLALLLHTLLATLVIMIGVGLGRVVRTFVTEALRDLAYGRAAGNIVATVLVVAFGKAALDEVGLATSVTTPLLWAILASLTGVIVVGVGGGLIRPMQIRWEEILDHVEDTAAEARAKWHDRRPTTVPQVSSVSHRPSTPHGFPGPAGPTGPPSPHTSRGHADSPGHTDSPRHTDSPRHTDSPRHADSPGHTDSSAHAPKQPLPPPAVASPRPPIPPPGEGPLSKTGSSERPPPSAVDEPPPTADRPLPGGPT, encoded by the coding sequence GTGACGCTTGCCGTGGAGTGGGATCGGGGCTTCTCCGACGCCTGGTCGCAAATCGCCGCGACAGCCCCGAAAATTGGCCTTTTCCTCGCGATCTGTCTGCTCGGTTGGCTGTTGGTTCGGGCGGGTACGCGCCTCGTCACCCGGTTGACCGAACGCGCCGGCCTGGATCGGATCATCGATCGCGCCGGCCTGCCGCGGCTACTGCACCAGCCGGCCCCGAGCGTGCGTGCGGGCGGGCTGCGGGTGCTCATGGGCATCGGCCTGCTCGGCGTGCTGCGGATCGCGCTGGGGGTCTTCGGACCGAACGCGGCCGAGGACACCGTGACCGATCTACTCGCTCTGCTGCTCCACACCCTGCTCGCGACGCTGGTCATCATGATCGGGGTCGGCCTCGGCCGGGTCGTCCGGACCTTCGTCACGGAGGCACTACGCGACCTCGCGTACGGACGGGCGGCCGGCAACATCGTGGCCACCGTGCTCGTAGTCGCCTTCGGCAAGGCGGCGTTGGACGAGGTGGGACTCGCGACGTCGGTCACCACACCGCTCCTCTGGGCGATCCTGGCCTCCCTCACCGGTGTGATCGTCGTCGGCGTGGGAGGCGGCCTCATTCGACCCATGCAGATCCGATGGGAGGAGATCCTCGATCATGTCGAGGACACCGCCGCCGAGGCTCGGGCGAAGTGGCACGATCGCCGCCCCACCACGGTGCCCCAGGTATCGTCGGTCTCTCACCGCCCGTCCACACCCCACGGCTTCCCGGGTCCCGCCGGTCCCACCGGTCCCCCGAGCCCACACACCTCCCGGGGACACGCAGACTCCCCGGGACACACAGACTCCCCGAGGCACACAGACTCCCCGAGGCACACAGACTCCCCGAGGCACGCAGACTCCCCGGGACACACAGACTCCTCGGCACACGCGCCGAAACAGCCGCTGCCACCGCCGGCCGTCGCCTCGCCCCGACCCCCGATCCCGCCACCGGGTGAGGGACCACTGTCCAAAACCGGCTCCTCCGAACGACCTCCACCGTCCGCGGTGGACGAGCCCCCGCCGACCGCCGACCGACCGCTTCCGGGGGGACCCACGTAA
- a CDS encoding S1C family serine protease: MAASPPWRRRRLVAAGLAIALVSAGVGGGVGALVADNNGGQTIVTSAGLHNTVDSSGGTSPAAANTVSAAAQKILPSVVTISEESSSESGTGSGTIIRSDGHILTNNHVVSGAANGGSLTVTLQDGRTFDAQVVGTDPSSDLAMIKINATGLTAATFGNSDTLNIGELVVAVGSPLGLNGTVTSGIVSAVHRPVRTGDSTVRDQQNTVLDAIQTDASINPGNSGGPLVNSRGEIIGVNSAIATVGGGSPFGGGQQSGNIGVGFAIPGNYAESVATQLISTGSARHPYLGVSASTAEENTRSTASSGNGAQIRSMVPGGPAERAGLRTGDVITKVGNRAVNDVDSLIAAVRSHAIGDEVEVTYTRDGQSGTVKARLAQQPPAS; encoded by the coding sequence ATGGCCGCCTCGCCGCCTTGGCGCCGACGGCGGCTCGTCGCCGCCGGACTCGCCATTGCCCTGGTCTCAGCTGGTGTAGGTGGCGGTGTCGGAGCGCTGGTCGCCGATAACAACGGGGGGCAGACCATCGTCACATCCGCCGGTCTGCACAACACCGTGGACAGTTCCGGTGGAACGTCGCCGGCAGCCGCGAACACCGTGTCGGCCGCGGCGCAGAAGATCCTGCCGAGTGTCGTGACAATCTCCGAGGAATCGAGCAGCGAGTCGGGCACCGGCTCCGGCACCATCATCCGTTCGGACGGGCATATCCTGACGAACAACCATGTGGTCTCGGGTGCCGCGAACGGCGGTTCGCTGACGGTCACCCTGCAGGACGGTCGTACCTTCGATGCGCAGGTCGTAGGCACGGATCCGAGCTCGGACCTCGCGATGATCAAAATCAATGCCACCGGTCTCACTGCGGCCACGTTCGGCAATTCCGACACGCTGAACATCGGGGAACTGGTGGTAGCGGTCGGCAGTCCGCTCGGGCTGAACGGTACGGTCACGTCCGGCATCGTCAGTGCCGTGCATCGCCCGGTGCGCACCGGGGATTCAACCGTGCGGGATCAGCAGAACACCGTGCTCGACGCAATCCAGACCGACGCATCGATCAACCCCGGTAACTCCGGTGGTCCGCTGGTCAACAGTCGCGGCGAGATCATCGGCGTGAACAGCGCGATCGCGACCGTGGGTGGTGGAAGTCCCTTCGGTGGCGGCCAGCAGTCCGGCAACATCGGCGTCGGTTTCGCTATTCCGGGCAACTATGCCGAGTCGGTGGCCACCCAGTTGATCTCCACGGGAAGCGCCCGGCACCCGTACCTGGGCGTCAGCGCCTCCACCGCGGAGGAGAACACCCGCTCCACCGCCTCCAGCGGCAACGGTGCACAGATCCGCTCCATGGTTCCGGGTGGACCCGCCGAAAGGGCCGGCCTTCGCACCGGCGACGTCATCACGAAGGTCGGCAACCGTGCCGTCAACGACGTCGACTCCCTCATCGCGGCGGTCCGGTCCCACGCCATCGGCGACGAGGTGGAAGTGACCTATACCCGTGATGGACAGAGCGGCACCGTCAAGGCCCGGCTCGCCCAACAACCACCGGCATCCTGA
- a CDS encoding UdgX family uracil-DNA binding protein (This protein belongs to the uracil DNA glycosylase superfamily, members of which act in excision repair of DNA. However, it belongs more specifically to UdgX branch, whose founding member was found to bind uracil in DNA (where it does not belong), without cleaving it, appears to promote DNA repair by a pathway involving RecA, rather than base excision.), translated as MQPVHIPPRADLPTLAAAAADCQGCDLAQLPGTRTVFGVGPAHSWLALVGEQPGDIEDRRGVPFVGPAGKLLDRALGEVGLDRAEVYTTNAVKHFRYRTGNGPRRIHQTPDLRHVTACRPWLSAELNLVRPAIVVILGATAGMSLLGPSFRVTKMRGRLLPGPAGSGAQLLATLHPSAVLRADPARRDEVYAGFVNDLRIAVAARPTMDPSASVDA; from the coding sequence ATGCAGCCCGTACACATACCACCACGGGCGGACCTGCCGACCCTGGCGGCGGCCGCCGCCGACTGCCAGGGATGCGACCTCGCACAACTGCCCGGCACCCGCACGGTCTTCGGGGTCGGCCCCGCGCATAGCTGGCTCGCCCTCGTCGGCGAGCAGCCGGGCGACATCGAGGACCGGCGGGGTGTGCCGTTCGTGGGCCCCGCCGGCAAGCTGCTCGACCGGGCCCTCGGCGAGGTGGGACTCGACCGTGCCGAGGTGTACACGACGAACGCCGTCAAGCACTTCCGGTATCGCACCGGCAACGGTCCGCGGCGGATCCATCAGACCCCGGACCTGCGGCATGTCACCGCGTGTCGTCCCTGGCTATCCGCGGAGCTCAACCTCGTTCGGCCGGCGATCGTCGTGATCCTGGGGGCTACGGCCGGCATGTCGCTGCTCGGACCGTCGTTCCGGGTGACGAAGATGCGTGGCCGGCTGCTCCCCGGGCCGGCAGGCTCCGGGGCTCAGCTGCTCGCCACGCTGCATCCCAGTGCGGTGCTACGGGCGGATCCTGCCCGCCGTGACGAGGTCTACGCCGGCTTCGTCAACGATCTGCGGATCGCCGTGGCGGCCCGTCCCACCATGGACCCGTCCGCCTCGGTGGACGCATAG
- a CDS encoding L,D-transpeptidase translates to MAAGALAAILGGVVLTGCGDGARNASTDLSPQVRNQLAAAAGLGQGKSTVVTAVGASVDVYSAPTDTQPSSTLASPNENGVKRVFLVQAKLSGWWQVLLPVQPNGSTGWLKADQVTASETPYRLVVSRSRHRLQVFSNGTQIAEEPVGIGTADTPTPGGRFYLMELLKPRDPNGPYGPYAFGLNGFSTSLSSFGGHKPVIGVHGTNEPKLIGKDVSHGCIRLSNDAITRLAQTVPLGTPIDIVA, encoded by the coding sequence ATGGCCGCGGGCGCCCTCGCGGCCATCCTGGGTGGCGTCGTGCTGACCGGCTGCGGCGACGGCGCCAGGAACGCATCCACCGATCTCTCCCCGCAGGTGCGCAACCAGCTCGCCGCCGCCGCCGGACTCGGCCAGGGAAAGAGCACCGTGGTCACGGCCGTGGGTGCCAGCGTCGACGTCTACAGCGCCCCGACCGACACCCAACCCTCCTCCACTCTGGCCAGTCCGAATGAGAACGGCGTCAAGCGGGTCTTCCTCGTCCAGGCCAAGCTGTCGGGATGGTGGCAGGTACTGCTGCCGGTGCAGCCGAACGGCAGCACCGGATGGTTGAAGGCGGACCAGGTCACCGCGTCCGAGACGCCGTACCGGCTGGTTGTCTCCCGCAGCAGGCACCGACTCCAGGTGTTCAGCAACGGGACGCAGATCGCCGAGGAGCCGGTGGGGATCGGCACCGCCGACACCCCGACGCCGGGCGGGCGTTTCTATCTCATGGAGCTGCTCAAGCCGCGTGATCCGAACGGTCCGTACGGGCCGTATGCCTTCGGGCTCAACGGCTTCTCGACATCACTCAGCTCGTTCGGCGGCCACAAGCCGGTCATCGGCGTGCACGGGACGAACGAACCAAAGCTCATCGGCAAGGACGTCAGCCACGGATGCATCCGCCTGAGCAACGACGCGATCACCAGACTCGCCCAGACCGTTCCCCTCGGCACGCCGATCGACATCGTCGCCTAG
- the pdxH gene encoding pyridoxamine 5'-phosphate oxidase — translation MGGPDPDVPDLDVPDPALLRQGYRAGRLEPEHLAPTWVEQFAAWFIDAATPGVGVPEANAAVFATASAAGRPSARTVLLKGFDQRGFVIYTNYASRKGREATENPFGSLVFPWYALERQVVVIGSIERVSRAETERYFQSRPHGSQLGAWASHQSTIIESRTVLDDRAAELAARWPEGTRVPTPEFWGGLRIVPDTVEFWQGRADRLHDRLRYRRVSVPADGGGTDSLAVADPDATGVRVGDAGGGDAGGGVPTAAEDLWVVERLAP, via the coding sequence GTGGGCGGTCCGGACCCGGACGTCCCCGATCTGGACGTCCCCGATCCCGCCCTGCTCCGCCAGGGCTACCGCGCCGGTCGTCTGGAGCCGGAGCATCTCGCGCCGACCTGGGTCGAACAGTTCGCCGCCTGGTTCATCGACGCGGCCACCCCCGGGGTAGGCGTTCCGGAGGCCAACGCGGCCGTGTTCGCGACGGCATCCGCCGCTGGGCGGCCCAGTGCCAGGACCGTGCTGCTCAAGGGGTTCGACCAGCGGGGCTTCGTGATCTACACGAACTACGCCTCGCGCAAGGGCCGTGAGGCCACCGAGAACCCCTTCGGCTCGCTGGTCTTCCCCTGGTACGCCCTCGAGCGCCAAGTCGTCGTCATCGGATCGATCGAGCGCGTGAGCCGGGCCGAGACGGAACGCTACTTCCAGTCGCGTCCGCATGGTTCGCAGCTCGGCGCCTGGGCCAGCCACCAGTCGACGATCATCGAGTCCCGTACGGTGCTCGACGACCGCGCCGCCGAGCTCGCGGCCCGTTGGCCCGAGGGCACCCGGGTGCCGACACCGGAGTTCTGGGGTGGGCTACGCATCGTGCCGGACACCGTGGAGTTCTGGCAGGGCCGCGCGGACCGGCTGCACGACCGGCTGCGGTACCGGCGGGTGTCGGTACCGGCCGACGGCGGCGGCACGGACTCCCTCGCCGTCGCCGACCCGGACGCCACCGGTGTCCGGGTCGGCGATGCGGGCGGCGGCGATGCGGGCGGCGGCGTCCCGACCGCGGCCGAAGATCTCTGGGTCGTCGAACGCCTCGCCCCTTGA
- the serC gene encoding phosphoserine transaminase yields the protein MADAPAIVLPDRLRPRDGRFGCGPSKIRPEAVEALATSGATYLGTSHRQKPVKSLVGRVRAGLSELFSLPEGYEVVLGIGGATAFWDAAAFNLVRTRSQHLVFGEFGGKFADTTKGAPFLAAPSVISSPPGTHPDWAPEAGIDVYATPHNETSTGVARPVRRPVGADDGALHLVDATSGAGGLPVDVREVDVYYFAPQKSFASDGGLWAALVSPAAIDRLAEIAATDRWIPPFLDLTTARDNSSKDQTYNTPAVATLFLFADQIEWMLAQGGLDWCVRRTAESSSILYTWAEKTSYATPFVADPAARSQVVVTVDFEGVDAAAVAKVLRANGVVDVEPYRKLGRNQLRVACFPAVEPADVEALTTSIDYVVEHL from the coding sequence GTGGCTGACGCTCCCGCGATCGTGCTGCCCGACCGGCTGCGTCCCCGGGACGGCCGGTTCGGCTGTGGCCCGTCGAAGATCCGTCCCGAGGCGGTCGAGGCCCTCGCCACGAGCGGGGCGACCTACCTCGGCACCTCACACCGGCAGAAGCCGGTCAAGAGCCTGGTCGGCCGGGTGCGGGCAGGCCTGTCCGAGCTGTTCTCCCTGCCCGAGGGCTACGAGGTCGTGCTCGGGATCGGCGGCGCCACCGCCTTCTGGGACGCGGCAGCCTTCAACCTCGTCCGGACCCGCTCCCAGCACCTCGTCTTCGGCGAGTTCGGGGGCAAGTTCGCCGACACGACGAAGGGCGCGCCGTTCCTGGCCGCGCCGTCGGTGATCTCCTCGCCGCCCGGTACGCATCCGGACTGGGCGCCGGAGGCGGGCATCGACGTCTACGCCACTCCGCACAACGAGACCTCGACCGGTGTCGCCCGTCCGGTCCGCCGGCCGGTGGGTGCGGACGACGGCGCCCTGCACCTGGTCGACGCCACCTCGGGGGCCGGCGGGCTGCCGGTCGACGTGCGCGAGGTGGACGTCTACTACTTCGCGCCGCAGAAGAGCTTTGCCTCCGACGGCGGCCTGTGGGCGGCGCTCGTGTCCCCGGCGGCGATCGACCGGCTCGCCGAGATCGCCGCGACGGACCGGTGGATCCCGCCGTTCCTCGATCTCACCACGGCCCGGGACAACAGCTCCAAGGACCAGACCTACAACACCCCGGCAGTCGCGACGCTGTTCCTGTTCGCCGACCAGATCGAGTGGATGCTCGCCCAGGGCGGGCTGGACTGGTGCGTGCGGAGGACCGCGGAATCGTCGTCCATCCTCTACACCTGGGCCGAGAAGACCTCCTACGCGACACCGTTCGTCGCCGACCCGGCCGCGCGTTCACAGGTCGTCGTGACGGTCGACTTCGAGGGGGTGGACGCCGCCGCCGTGGCCAAGGTGCTGCGCGCCAACGGTGTCGTCGACGTCGAGCCCTACCGCAAGCTCGGCCGCAACCAGCTGCGGGTGGCCTGCTTCCCGGCGGTCGAGCCGGCCGACGTCGAGGCGCTCACCACGAGCATCGACTACGTGGTCGAGCACCTGTAG
- a CDS encoding citrate synthase 2 has protein sequence MAEKTSDFKPGLEGVIAFETEIAEPDREGSALRYRGVDIEDLVGKVDYGHVWGLLVDGAFEPGLPPAEPFPVPVHSGDIRVDVQSALAMLAPYWGLGQLIDITPEQARDDLARASVVALSFVAQSARGLGQPAVPQKEVDRARTITERFMIRWRGEPDPRHVQAVDAYWVSAAEHGMNASTFTARVVASTGADASAALSAAVGALSGPLHGGAPSRVLAMLDEVERTGDPLGYVRRALDRKERLMGFGHRVYRAEDPRARVLRRTARDLGSTRYEVAEALEAAAIEELTNRFPDRPLRTNVEFWSAVVLDFAEVPAHMFTSMFTCARTAGWSAHILEQQRTGRLIRPSARYVGPAPRPLGDVLPGVSRG, from the coding sequence ATGGCCGAGAAAACAAGCGATTTCAAGCCCGGTCTGGAAGGTGTGATCGCCTTCGAGACGGAGATCGCCGAGCCGGACAGGGAAGGTAGCGCGCTGCGTTACCGCGGCGTCGACATCGAAGACCTTGTTGGCAAGGTCGACTACGGCCACGTCTGGGGGCTGCTGGTCGACGGGGCGTTCGAGCCCGGACTGCCGCCGGCCGAGCCCTTTCCGGTCCCGGTGCACTCCGGTGACATCCGGGTGGACGTGCAGAGCGCGCTCGCGATGCTCGCGCCCTACTGGGGCCTGGGCCAGCTGATCGACATCACCCCGGAGCAGGCACGGGACGATCTTGCCCGGGCATCGGTCGTGGCGTTGTCGTTCGTCGCCCAGTCCGCGCGGGGCCTTGGTCAGCCGGCGGTGCCGCAGAAGGAGGTTGACCGGGCCCGGACGATAACCGAGCGGTTCATGATCCGTTGGCGTGGTGAACCGGATCCCAGGCACGTCCAGGCCGTGGACGCCTACTGGGTCTCGGCCGCCGAGCACGGCATGAACGCCTCGACGTTCACCGCCCGGGTGGTCGCCTCGACCGGCGCGGACGCCTCGGCGGCGCTGTCGGCTGCCGTCGGTGCGCTGTCCGGTCCGCTGCACGGCGGTGCTCCGTCCCGGGTGCTCGCGATGCTCGACGAGGTCGAGCGCACCGGCGACCCCCTCGGCTACGTCCGCCGCGCCCTGGACCGCAAGGAGCGCCTGATGGGCTTCGGGCACCGGGTGTACCGCGCCGAGGACCCGCGGGCCCGGGTGCTGCGCCGGACCGCTCGTGACCTGGGCTCGACCCGCTACGAGGTGGCGGAGGCGCTGGAGGCCGCCGCGATCGAGGAGCTGACCAATCGGTTCCCGGATCGCCCGCTGCGGACCAACGTCGAGTTCTGGTCGGCGGTGGTGCTGGACTTCGCCGAGGTGCCGGCCCATATGTTCACGTCCATGTTCACCTGTGCCCGCACCGCCGGCTGGAGTGCCCACATCCTGGAACAACAACGCACCGGGCGGCTGATCCGCCCGTCCGCGCGGTACGTGGGCCCCGCTCCGCGCCCGCTCGGTGACGTTCTGCCGGGGGTCAGCCGTGGCTGA
- a CDS encoding PHB depolymerase family esterase, giving the protein MALVPAVRRRRVAAAWLLALLVPLLLTTSGCGVLEGPRRGHVVLAATPAPTTGPDAFERSGRGAHIRVTLPPSDAPKPYPLLVALHSLYYDGTDPEQHWDLDGLARTAGLAVVYPDGLNRAWNAGTCCEPAVTNHTDDVGWLRALIAHLSEHYPIDRNRVSLIGLSNGGMLAYRYACEHGDELAGIAVVAASRQVSDCHPGAPLTVVDVHGGADGHIPYQGTPWSPVLRTAITSVEESMIPFRSVDRCPVPSRPTDTVLTDSAGVPWHAPVASPSALSVGTDADVAAPVAVPPVHPASAPVNPASAPVNAAPRVLMPSAVPGVPANSTAVTSPAVALRKETPCASSARVVQFLLPALAHGWPAVSGPAAFATGRVIWNLLAPARSARPGPRM; this is encoded by the coding sequence ATGGCCCTCGTGCCAGCCGTCCGTCGCCGCCGCGTCGCCGCGGCCTGGCTCCTCGCCCTCCTGGTTCCCCTTCTGCTGACGACGTCCGGCTGCGGCGTGCTGGAGGGTCCCCGACGTGGTCATGTGGTCCTGGCCGCCACCCCCGCGCCGACCACGGGTCCCGATGCATTCGAACGCTCCGGACGGGGCGCCCACATCCGGGTGACCCTGCCCCCGTCCGACGCCCCGAAGCCCTATCCCCTGCTCGTGGCGCTGCACAGCCTGTACTACGACGGCACGGATCCCGAGCAGCACTGGGACCTGGACGGCCTCGCCCGTACCGCCGGCCTCGCCGTCGTGTACCCGGACGGCCTCAACAGGGCATGGAACGCTGGAACCTGCTGCGAACCCGCCGTGACCAACCATACCGATGACGTCGGCTGGCTACGCGCGTTGATCGCGCATCTCAGCGAGCACTACCCGATCGACCGGAACAGGGTCAGCCTGATCGGTCTGTCCAACGGTGGCATGCTGGCCTACCGGTACGCCTGCGAACACGGAGACGAACTCGCGGGCATCGCCGTCGTGGCGGCCAGCCGTCAGGTGTCGGACTGCCATCCGGGCGCCCCACTGACCGTCGTGGACGTCCACGGCGGGGCGGACGGCCATATCCCCTACCAGGGGACCCCCTGGTCGCCGGTGCTACGGACCGCGATCACGTCGGTCGAGGAGAGCATGATCCCGTTCCGGTCGGTGGATCGCTGCCCCGTCCCGAGCCGGCCTACGGACACTGTCCTCACGGATTCGGCCGGCGTGCCATGGCACGCTCCGGTGGCATCACCGTCCGCGCTGAGCGTTGGAACGGATGCGGACGTGGCCGCGCCCGTCGCCGTGCCCCCAGTGCACCCGGCAAGCGCGCCGGTGAACCCGGCAAGCGCGCCGGTGAACGCCGCCCCGCGGGTCCTGATGCCGAGTGCCGTCCCGGGTGTGCCCGCGAATTCGACCGCAGTGACGTCACCGGCCGTCGCCCTGCGCAAGGAGACCCCCTGTGCCTCCTCGGCCCGGGTCGTGCAGTTCCTGCTGCCCGCCTTGGCCCACGGCTGGCCGGCCGTCTCCGGACCGGCCGCCTTCGCCACGGGCAGGGTGATCTGGAATCTGCTGGCTCCGGCCCGTTCCGCGCGGCCCGGCCCACGGATGTGA
- a CDS encoding toll/interleukin-1 receptor domain-containing protein — MAFVFISHRAADIAPAERLGRAIGAAGHAVHLDRWEIRIGDTVSMFMNETLAVADFLVLGYSTLGIHTPWIVQEWLPALADDLAARGITLLPALLSGSSGGDAPYRLAGRRCTDLTVRWDLGVREILAELS, encoded by the coding sequence ATGGCGTTCGTCTTCATCAGTCATCGCGCAGCGGACATCGCACCCGCCGAACGGTTGGGCCGGGCGATCGGCGCGGCGGGGCACGCGGTGCACCTGGACCGTTGGGAGATACGCATCGGCGACACCGTGTCCATGTTCATGAATGAGACGCTCGCCGTCGCCGACTTTCTCGTGCTCGGATACTCAACGTTGGGAATCCACACGCCGTGGATCGTCCAGGAATGGCTGCCCGCGCTGGCCGATGATCTCGCCGCTCGCGGTATCACCCTGCTACCAGCATTGTTGTCGGGGTCGTCGGGCGGCGACGCGCCATATCGGCTGGCCGGCCGACGGTGCACCGACCTCACGGTTCGCTGGGACCTCGGCGTCCGCGAGATCCTGGCCGAGCTCTCCTGA
- a CDS encoding HNH endonuclease has protein sequence MVPSRAIIEHMFGKDLETVPLPALETELCSWAGRLAAATCRWLILLAAFDRRKGWSASGMPTCAHWLSWRCGLGLRASYDYLRVARALELLPLIRESFSKGEISYSKVRAITRVAEPETEARWVEQAAQCTAQKLERLVSLHAKINHDQKDENGGRDEDGPNNTRCSWRWNEDGTFSLSVRLDPARGAIIESALVMAMSSLHDSRDSNREDSSTTSDAEGSINDTSITHAGPEMKADALTAMSESFLSTGAPTLMSSTSHTINVHIDIDTLIGSSRENHGSPLQRHEGNGLNTRRCDVKDHIPVLPNVVRRLSCDSLLRTLIIDSKGNPLMLGRTRRNPTTRLRLAIYARDRGVCQYPGCHHTRWLQVHHMKEWASGGGNTDLDNLVLICSLHHRTIHERRIVLQRGRDGSIVARHRDGTLMQQAPRLHLGPDLLELLSDNTSAAPAETVPTRRVA, from the coding sequence ATGGTCCCATCGCGCGCCATAATCGAACACATGTTCGGTAAAGATCTGGAGACGGTTCCCCTCCCTGCCCTCGAGACGGAACTCTGCAGCTGGGCGGGTCGACTGGCTGCCGCCACCTGCCGTTGGCTGATTCTGCTCGCTGCCTTCGATCGCCGCAAAGGTTGGTCCGCCAGCGGCATGCCGACCTGCGCGCACTGGTTGTCCTGGCGGTGCGGACTCGGACTTCGCGCCAGCTACGACTACCTTCGAGTCGCCCGAGCACTAGAACTCCTTCCCCTCATTCGCGAGTCCTTCTCCAAAGGAGAGATCTCCTATTCAAAGGTTCGGGCTATAACACGTGTCGCCGAGCCGGAGACGGAAGCAAGGTGGGTTGAGCAGGCCGCACAGTGCACAGCGCAGAAGCTCGAGAGACTCGTGTCCTTGCATGCCAAAATCAATCATGATCAAAAAGATGAGAACGGGGGGCGCGACGAAGATGGCCCGAACAATACGCGGTGCTCTTGGCGGTGGAACGAAGATGGAACATTTTCACTGTCCGTCCGCCTCGATCCAGCCCGTGGTGCGATCATTGAGAGCGCTCTCGTCATGGCCATGTCAAGCCTGCACGACTCCCGAGACTCTAACCGGGAAGATTCTTCCACGACATCCGATGCCGAGGGCTCGATCAATGACACCTCGATAACACACGCAGGTCCTGAGATGAAAGCCGATGCCTTGACGGCTATGTCCGAATCTTTCCTCTCCACCGGCGCTCCCACGCTGATGAGCTCCACATCTCACACGATAAATGTACACATAGATATTGATACACTTATCGGTTCAAGCCGAGAGAACCATGGATCCCCCCTCCAGCGACATGAAGGGAATGGACTGAATACCCGAAGGTGTGATGTGAAGGACCATATCCCCGTTCTACCGAACGTCGTTCGAAGACTGTCCTGCGACAGCCTCCTTCGGACACTTATTATAGACTCCAAGGGAAACCCTCTCATGCTGGGTCGCACCCGCCGAAACCCAACCACGAGATTGCGGCTAGCAATTTATGCACGCGACCGAGGGGTATGCCAGTATCCGGGCTGCCATCATACCCGCTGGCTCCAGGTACATCATATGAAGGAATGGGCATCCGGAGGCGGAAATACAGATCTTGATAATCTCGTTCTGATCTGCTCCCTTCATCATCGGACTATTCATGAAAGGCGGATTGTTCTGCAGCGCGGACGCGACGGTTCGATTGTCGCCCGCCATCGTGACGGAACGCTGATGCAGCAGGCGCCACGGCTGCATCTGGGTCCGGATCTGTTGGAGCTCCTCAGCGATAACACCTCAGCCGCGCCAGCTGAGACCGTCCCGACAAGACGAGTAGCCTGA
- the mscL gene encoding large conductance mechanosensitive channel protein MscL translates to MKGFRQFLMRGNVVDLAVAVMVGTAFTAVVTSLVKTIFTPLIAAIFGKPDFSALTFTINGSVFRYGEFINSVIAFLSVATVIYFVVVLPLNTINERRTRGQVPPEEDPALTDEARLLTEIRDLLAEHRPTG, encoded by the coding sequence ATGAAGGGCTTCAGGCAGTTCCTGATGCGAGGGAACGTCGTCGACCTGGCGGTCGCGGTCATGGTCGGCACCGCCTTCACCGCAGTGGTGACGTCGCTGGTGAAGACCATCTTCACCCCGCTGATCGCCGCGATCTTCGGCAAACCCGACTTCTCGGCCCTCACCTTCACCATCAACGGCAGCGTGTTTCGGTACGGCGAGTTCATCAACAGCGTCATCGCATTCCTCTCAGTCGCTACAGTGATCTACTTCGTGGTAGTACTCCCCCTGAACACCATCAACGAGCGGCGGACGCGGGGGCAGGTCCCGCCGGAGGAGGACCCGGCACTCACCGACGAGGCACGCCTGCTCACGGAAATTCGTGATCTACTGGCGGAACACCGTCCCACCGGCTGA